The following nucleotide sequence is from Salvia splendens isolate huo1 chromosome 2, SspV2, whole genome shotgun sequence.
agaaaataatatatgtatattaatatgagaGAGAACTTATTTCAAAAAAGGACATGTGACATCTATTGTGGGataaatattcttatttattatgagacgaatggagtaatttattcttatttaattttttaattacttCTCTAGTGCTGATTCATCATCACAATAAATATTTGCATAAGAAAATCTAATTAACCTATAAATACTTGGCAGTGTTGAaggaaaattaaattttaattttacaattatATGAGTTACACATGAAGACGACCAGGCCAAGATAGACATTGATGAAATTCAAGCTTAAGATATTTGGACCAATAGCCAATAGGTATGACTTTACCATTAGAATGTCCCATAAAAAATCtcttatttaaatatattcagTAGAGTTATGGAGtagtttaatactactatttgttAACATTGATGTCTATAAATCTGATTTGTTACTCATGACGACGGTAGTGATGCAATAAACGTACAAACACAGCTTGCAAAAAATGGTCTTAAACCCTGAAGCTTTTTGTGGTTGTGGTTGATTAATAAAATGGCATATATATGAAGTAACCGACGGTACatattgaagaaaaaaatataaaatttattaaacacTTCTCTGTGCCTAATTAAGTCGAAAGATTGGTGTAAGACAGGATTATATTTTATCAATGTACTAACATTTACCatttattacaaaataaaattataagtgCTGCATAGGTCGTAATAGTAACATTTGCATATACTGAACAGACATACAAAGGATTGCACGATTAGCGTATGCTGTTCCactcattaattattttatttctaatatatgattttaaaatattaatttgttttattataaaataatttggtgtATGTGTATATTTAGCACAAGCCCTAGCTCTGTTGTGCACGACAAATGATTTATCCCAATTAGTGATTTATTttgtgaaataaataaaatcataacaacataaataaatatatataagttCCCTTCCGAAATAAAGTAGAATATCAGGTCCCTACCATTTTGTCTTATGGTTTGGAGCATTTCCTTGAATAGTGGGGGGTCGTAATATTAACGTGATGATCGATTGTTATTCTGATCAATAATTTTATTGCAAGATATtttattccaaaaataaaacaacGAATAATATTAAATGGCAATTTTCTAAGCGAAAACATAGTTTTTGGATTAATATGTTGGACAAGTCGTGGAATCCTGGAGTTTTGTTTACCCACCCAAATTAACAGTCCGCCAACTTTTACCAAGGTGTGTTTACTTACTACGCTTGACTTGCATTAGAGTTAATATTGAGTAAACGGTTTTAACTTTTAACCCTCTGTGTGGATTGGTGGGTTTACCGTATCTCTGTTCGAAGCGAAAGAGAGACATCGAAGCATGCATTTTGTGCATCTTTTCCCCCTTTGCATGCACACGCGTTTTTATATACATGTATCTATACAAGCGCgcctctgtctctctctccgtctatttaattatatttcaatttcttATTTCTCGCCTCTGCCGGATTACTTCTCCGatcgccgcctcctgcttttacTCCTTTTTTATCTCCTACTCTGAGTTTAAATCCGAGATTTGGAGTTTAAATTAGTGATGTATCGAATTTTTCCCTCCTCCGGATTTACTGAATTTCTCTTGCTTGCGGATTTAGGGTTTTGATTTTGCGTTTCCCCTTTGGGGTTTAAGATTTGAATTTCCGAGGAATGGGGTCAAAGTATTGCATGAATCATGTTTGCCGTGGAACGACGTCGTCTGAGTGGAAGAAAGGTTGGAGCTTGAAATCAGGTGGATTTGCTAACCTGTGTTACAGATGCGGgtaattttcttctttttttttttgttgaattcgAGTCGTCTGTCTTCAGAATTGAGATTGCTTCCTTTTTGTGGATTTCTTCGATTGATTTAAAGCATAAtgacttttactatatttaggATTTTTGGTTCTAAATTCTGTAAAGATTATTTAGTTCGAATGTAGGAAAATTCAACCGTGTTGAAAACCTTGGAATGATGATGACTCTAGTCAAAAGGTGTTACAATGCACTATGTTCGTCAAGTCAACTATTGTATTTTTGCTTGATTAGTTTTCAATCCTTGACATGATCATCATCTTGTGGTGGTTTCTTCTGTTAAAAAGCGTAGTAGTTGTGATATGATTCTTATGATGCATACGACTCTATTCAAGCACTGAAAAGCTTAATGCTTAGACAAATTTTGACATTAACGACCATACTGTCCATCTTGAACAATATCTGCTCTGTTTGGACGATGCAGtgaatttttttgtttagttgaGTTTTTTTCAACTGCCTCATAAATTACTTTCTTGGTTGCATGAGAGAATATTGGCGtgtctgttttcttcatgttacTAAAGCTTAATTGGAAGTTTCTTCGACTAATGTTTTAGAAATGCACATGCATGTTCTTTCTATCTGCTTTTTGTCGTTTTGTGGTTTGACGTGGTGTGAATGTGAGTTCAGATCTGCCTATGAGAATTCGGTTTTCTGTGAAACGTTCCACTCGGAGGAATCTGGTTGGAGGGAATGTCGGATATGTGCGAAGGTAAATAATTTGAGTTGTCGTTTCATTGTTATACTTTTTCTAGTTTGTCCGACCATAAATATTTGTTATTGGCAGCGAATTCATTGTGGGTGCATTGCTTCAAGATATGTATACATGGATTTTGGAGGTGTTGGGTGCATAACCTGTCTAAAGCGATTGGAAGTTCATTCTAAACAATCACTTCAGGTTATCGGACTCTAAAACTTGCTATTTACAAGAACTGCATCATATTCGTGATGATTGTTGATAATTGTTGTTTCCAGTCTTGTAATGAAATTAAATGCTATTATCACTATCTGCTAGAAACTTGATTGGTTGTGCCTCAATCTTCTGTAGTCATGAGTTTCCATAGATTTTTTCTGTCCTAAAAAAGATCATGGATGGAATTCTGTATGTGAATGTTTGTTCTTGTTCACCCTATCCATTTTATATCTCACTTTCCTTGGCTGGTGAGATAAACCACTCGAAGCTTGTTCTGCTGTGTATGATGCATTTCTGCCTGTCAAATATTAGACATTTCCTCTAAGTTTTCCTGTTTTTTTGTTAGCGATTTCTGTAAACACAAAGATTTTAATCCTATCCCAATTATTTAACATATTTATATCAAAATCAATATCTAATTGATCTTACatctattttatttagttttcaTTTCAGATGCTCATACCTGAATATTATGCAGATTCCTAGTAACAATTCTAAGGACACAGTTTCAACAAATGGGATTAAGGATGTTCATCCTGGAGTTGTTGAGAATCGCATTGATGATGATAAGTTTAGCACTCAGAGGTTACTGCAATTGACCAAGGCTATAGGTGCAATTGATGGTTGTTCGGGTCTTGAGCAACTTACACATGAAGATCCCTTGCTTAAAAGTAGGCAAAGCAGCACACGCATTCCAAATCTCACTCAACAAAGTTTGTCATCTACCTTCAAAACAGTTAATAGCAGACCAAGAGATGGGGTTAAGAATAGCTATGATTCTTTAGCTCAACCTTCTGTAAATTTCTCATTGATGACACCTTCAAGTAGTCCGATCACTATTTTGCCTTTTCCTGGTGGGATTGCTGAAGGAAGCGAACAGAGCAAAGGTTCTTTAGAACAAGCACTCAATGTTCTACCAAAACCTCCCAAACCTAGCCCTACTGTTGGGTCTGAGGTAAATAAAGGAACTGTTTCACAAGCACGTGTTGCAAGGCCACCTGCGGAAGGGCGAGGTCGTAATCAGTTGCTTCCTCGGTATTGGCCAAGGATCACTGACCAAGAACTGCAGCAATTATCTGGAGAGTATCCACACGTGTTcttcttttcaatttttatgATTGTCCACCCCCAATTTTAGATGTGTCTTCTTGATATATATCTTCAGTTTTTCCTTGACCAGTCTCTAGTTTAAAATCCATTATAGTACCTCTGTTTGAGAAAGTTCTGAGTGCCAGTGATGCTGGGCGAATTGGTCGCCTGGTCCTTCCTAAAGCTTGTGCTGAAGTATGCCCTTCATTTGCTTTTGCAAAAATGCCTCATAGAAACAAGTTAACTAAAGCTGGGGACCTCACTTATATCAaagttctatttttttttcaggcATTTTTTCCCCTGATTAATCAATCGGAAGGTATACCAATAAGGATTCAAGACATAACGGGGAAAGAGTGGACTTTCCAATTCAGGTTCTGGCCTAATAATAACAGCAGGATGTACGTATTGGAAGGCGTAACCCCTTGCATCCAAAATATGCAAGTACAAGCTGGTGACACGGGTATATACTCAGTTAATGTAAAATCTCGTATGTTTGTGACAGTTAATCTTTTACTATTTGTTTTGTGCTCACTATCTTGAATCCTTACATTTGCTAGAACTGGAAAGTTAAAGTAGAGGAATCCCCTAAAAGTTTCAACTTGGGACAATAATGTATATAAGGTCATCAAACACATAGGAATTCTGTTATAGCCCATGTATGAGTGAGTGCCTTAGTAGTTACCAGGTAGACAGAAGGCAGCTTTTACAAGTTTATTCACAAATAAACTTTACGTTAGGATATTCCTTATTTCTCTTGTTGCTTGAAACAAATAGtgaattgaatttgaatgtAATACTAATAGCTTACAAACTATAAAATGCTAGAATAACTCTTCAattttcaaatccttctttctATATTGATGTGCAACTTGCCATGAGACCTATTTTTGAATCATCTATACCCTTATTCATTTATTGGCTATCCTGCATAAGATTTGTCGtacaaaaaatacattttcCTACTTCACATGTTACTGTTTAAAATTTCTTTGCATTCTTtggttctttcttctttcttctttcactctatgctatacttctgcCTTTTCTTTTTCCAGTGGAATTACCATCATTATCATTTGTGTTATGTGTAAGAAATTCCTTTAGAATATAAAGGGATTTTCGTatgcaataaataaatagttagatACTGTTCTATATATTCGAATAAACCTTATTATTTCTATTTGAAATATGCATCTGGGCTGAGTGTGGATACTGACTCGGTCAATATTATGTTTTCCATACAAGCTAACTTCCCttctcttgtttttttttctttgactAGTGACATTTAGTCGCATAGAACCTGGTGGTCAACTTGTCATAGGCTGCCGAAAAGCAATAAACAATGGTGATGCCCAGGTCATAATTTTTATGCCTTGCCTTGACACCTCTTTCATGGATTCTTTTCCACTATATTTCTCAATCACAATACGTAGCTCATAGATGTTATTTTTGGCAAATAAGTAGGATTCCCAAACTCTCGCCTCAACAAGTGGTGATTCTCCTGGGGAAACATCATTTTCTGGCGCTACTGGCAATCTGCTTTTAGTATGTGTTATTTGCTATTTTACCAAAATGCATCACTCGATATATTTTGATGTATATTCTAATTGAGATACCTTGCCATGCCAAATAATGTCAAGAATGGAGGTAAAACTTCTGATGATTCACTCCAGCAGTCCATATCGGAGAGGAAGAAGTTgaagaacataaaaaataaGAGGCTTCACATGCATACTGATGAAGCCATGGAGCTGAGAATAACTTGGGAAGAAGCACAAGAGTTGCTTCGTCCATCTCCCACTGCTGAACCTACTGTTGTTGTAGTTGAGGAccatgaatttgaagaatttgAAGTAAGTTTCAGTCACCATATTGGAAATATTTTGTTCTTGTAATCTCATATATGCATATTATTATAAGTCTTTGGTAAATGGCACTGTTAGGATCATCTGCTAATTATTACATCATTATTCTGATACTCTAGTGCAATTATTAATTTTGTGGCTAGGAACCTCCAATATTTGGAAAGCGGACAGTTTTCACGTCTGGACCATCAGGGTAAGTATCACTGGATTTTCTCTCAAAAAAGTTCTCAATGAACCTGAATTAACTGAACTTATCTAGATTTTACTACTTGTGTTTCTTAAGGACGTCACCTTTTGTTTTCATTATCTGCCTCTGGAATGTGGCAAAGAATTGTAATTTACTAATGCTAGTGGCTTGATCATCTGGTCTTAGACTCTTAGTGTTTGAAGATTAAATCATCATAAATTAGTAGGACCAGGTTATAAACCGAATCATGAAATGTTGAAGAATCTTCTGATAGAAAGGTGTAGCATTATGGACTTAGTGTTCCCTGGGGCATATTAACTCCGTTttgatttttattgatttttcccCACTTCATgtgttttatttaatatttttcaagGTTTTTTTAGTGAAGACGCTAATAGCatgttttaatattgtgtaGAAATATTAcgaattttattctttattgTTGTTTTATTACTTATTGTTATTAGTGAAATCAAAGTTGTTGGGTAACTTGTTACAGAGCATGTGTCATATTACTTATTGTTATAGGTTGTAAGATGCTCATTTATATAGTGTTTCTCTGTCATCCTCAAAATACACATTGCTTACACATCCTTCAGTCTTTTCCCTTTTAACAATTTTCTCGTCCCCCAAAATGTTACAAATATCAGTTGGAATGACATCCCCAAATCAAATCAAAAATAGACATTTCCCCACACACATTTTGGGGAGATCACCAACGACTTAGCAATCAACCATAAAATTATGCAAATGACTACTTTAAGTGGTTCGGATGTTTTATGGGGGGTTTGCATGTTAGTTTTGATTGTGGACCAAATTGCGCTTAATTTTAAGTAATCTTCTTAGGGAGCAGGACCAGCTGGCTCAGTGTGACAGTTGCTTGAAATGGCGGATATTGCCTGTGCATGCTCTTCTTTCTGCAAAGTGGTCATGTTCGGAGAATATATGGGATTTAAAAAGGTTAGCCACGCCAATAATTTAGAGCTTGTTTTTTGGAAACTTTAGAACACATCGTAGAACTCCCATTTTGTGGATCAGATTTGTTTATAAAACTTAAACCACAGTTTTCTCAATTTCACATTCATTTGACACCCAACATGTTTACATGACATGATTTGAAATTAAGGCCAACGTTTTCTCTCCGTTGACAAAATAAATGTGATTTTTTGCTTTTACACAATCTCTCAAAAATCAATTCTCCAAAAACATGAACCATACCTCCCCCCCCCAGGCTGGAAGTTTACACTAAGTGAAGAATTAGTAACATAAGTTTACTTATCCTCTGCTCTCTTTTCTGTAAAAGTAACAGGTTAATGCTCCTAGCAGTTTGATGGAAAAGAATACATAATGATGGGTAAAAGTAACAAATAACTGCACAACTTTCTTAATTATGGAATTGCAGAAATCTTTAGTCATAGTAGAAACTCTGCAAAATGATTATTTGAGATCACATTATAACAATAAATATAGAACGACGTTGAACAAATGTTACTATTTTTCTTTTGAGTCACATGTCACCCTGGGTGACTAAAATCCATAACCTATTGGTTGGAGGGGAAGGCTCTTACTAATTGAGGTGCTTCAGTGATATCAGTCCCCATTCATGGAATAATTGCAGGAAATAAATTGGAATAAAATCAGCCCCAAGAGTTGACTATGAAATACTATGATTATGCACTATTTTAAGTAAGTAGGATTTGGAGGGATTTGAataaattagatttaatttgaataaataagtTGTGATTTGAATCAATTGGGAATTGATTGGAATCAATTAGGTGCAAGTTTGGTGGGATTATTATATTGTAAACTCCTATATAAACTATGGAGGTTTTGTGAGAAAGGTATCCAGAAAAGATCAATTGTTATCGGTGTCTACCGTAGGCCTCGGTGAGAGGAT
It contains:
- the LOC121791477 gene encoding B3 domain-containing transcription repressor VAL1-like, whose protein sequence is MGSKYCMNHVCRGTTSSEWKKGWSLKSGGFANLCYRCGSAYENSVFCETFHSEESGWRECRICAKRIHCGCIASRYVYMDFGGVGCITCLKRLEVHSKQSLQIPSNNSKDTVSTNGIKDVHPGVVENRIDDDKFSTQRLLQLTKAIGAIDGCSGLEQLTHEDPLLKSRQSSTRIPNLTQQSLSSTFKTVNSRPRDGVKNSYDSLAQPSVNFSLMTPSSSPITILPFPGGIAEGSEQSKGSLEQALNVLPKPPKPSPTVGSEVNKGTVSQARVARPPAEGRGRNQLLPRYWPRITDQELQQLSGDLKSIIVPLFEKVLSASDAGRIGRLVLPKACAEAFFPLINQSEGIPIRIQDITGKEWTFQFRFWPNNNSRMYVLEGVTPCIQNMQVQAGDTVTFSRIEPGGQLVIGCRKAINNGDAQDSQTLASTSGDSPGETSFSGATGNLLLNGGKTSDDSLQQSISERKKLKNIKNKRLHMHTDEAMELRITWEEAQELLRPSPTAEPTVVVVEDHEFEEFEEPPIFGKRTVFTSGPSGEQDQLAQCDSCLKWRILPVHALLSAKWSCSENIWDLKRCSCPAPEDIRPKDLEPFVPSYKESKRRKVSENKMPKGGEPSGLDALATAAVLGDNISDIAESSVGATTRHPRHRPGCTCIVCIQPPSGKGKHEPSCKCNVCQTVRRRFKTLMMRKKKRQSEVAQAKDRASLKIELGRVARDVEADAMGKEADMEESSKGQLDLNCDPHREDEMLAQTAGMSLTTLVKSVALPLDTYLPPAIAQNQENLSFIPADTDGRGHQ